In the genome of Desulfovibrio desulfuricans, one region contains:
- the galE gene encoding UDP-glucose 4-epimerase GalE — protein sequence MAILVCGGAGYIGSHNVRALLERGETPVVLDNFLTGHRASVPQGVRLYTGDMRDPALLDAVFAEQPIEAVLHFAACSLVGESMEQPLRYFQNNMHGMMVLLEAMVRHGVDKIVFSSTASVYGEPDVVPIPESAPLRPTNPYGESKLAMERMMHWVGRAHGIRSVILRYFNVAGAWSQGEIGEDHRPESHLIPIILQVPLGKRPHITIFGDDYPTPDGTCIRDYLDVVELADAHMRAVDYLRAGGESEICNLGNGTGFSVRQMVEAARRVTGRDIAVSIGARRPGDPARLVASAQRAKEVLGWTAKADIDSIIASAWTWHESHPDGFDE from the coding sequence ATGGCTATTCTGGTTTGCGGCGGTGCGGGGTACATCGGCTCGCACAATGTGCGCGCGCTGCTTGAACGCGGCGAAACACCGGTGGTGCTCGACAATTTTCTCACCGGCCACCGTGCATCCGTGCCGCAGGGCGTGCGTCTGTACACTGGCGACATGCGCGATCCGGCGTTGCTCGACGCCGTTTTTGCGGAGCAGCCCATCGAGGCAGTGCTGCATTTTGCCGCCTGCTCGCTGGTGGGCGAAAGTATGGAACAGCCGCTCAGATATTTTCAAAACAACATGCACGGCATGATGGTGCTGCTTGAGGCCATGGTGCGCCACGGCGTGGACAAAATTGTTTTTTCGTCCACAGCTTCGGTGTACGGCGAGCCGGATGTCGTGCCCATCCCCGAAAGCGCGCCCCTGCGGCCTACCAATCCCTACGGAGAAAGCAAGCTTGCCATGGAGCGCATGATGCACTGGGTGGGCAGGGCGCACGGCATCAGGTCTGTGATTCTGCGGTATTTCAACGTGGCCGGGGCCTGGTCGCAGGGCGAAATTGGCGAAGACCACAGGCCAGAGAGCCATCTTATCCCCATTATTCTTCAGGTGCCGCTGGGCAAAAGGCCGCACATCACCATTTTTGGCGACGACTATCCCACGCCCGACGGTACGTGCATCCGCGACTATCTTGATGTGGTGGAACTGGCCGACGCCCATATGCGCGCGGTTGATTATCTGCGTGCGGGCGGCGAGAGCGAGATCTGCAATCTGGGCAACGGCACGGGTTTTTCCGTGCGGCAGATGGTGGAGGCAGCCCGGCGCGTCACAGGGCGCGACATTGCCGTCTCCATAGGGGCGCGGCGGCCCGGCGACCCGGCACGGCTCGTGGCCTCGGCCCAGCGCGCCAAAGAGGTGCTGGGCTGGACCGCCAAGGCGGATATAGACAGCATCATCGCCTCTGCCTGGACCTGGCACGAAAGCCATCCCGACGGCTTTGACGAATAG
- a CDS encoding glycosyltransferase, with product MQRLLWIGSPFFGEALSSCGWAAVARHNFEHAAVFGWHDLVDIAGFEPDVLVVADKSRAPFVLGVEDFPCLTVFYSVDSHIHSWQPYYAQAFDACLVSLRDHRGRFAGAYLPEERVWWSPAFAWPQDAPEPQTAKDMDCVFVGTVNTDLPRRAAFLERVGRGVPGLRVVTGPYRQLYARARVVLNHCEHGDLNFRVFEAMGCGGCLVTPRIGHGLTDLFVEGEHLRCYAADTDDNGGGVAVEAAADQAVAQIRYLLEHPEAAERMGQAALACIDGGHRAVHRAEAFSRSVRELLARDPQIVSRRRSRAGAIRRQCLRLPYLHWAEELRSTGLGEAYLAASKGEFGLPGQL from the coding sequence ATGCAACGGCTATTGTGGATAGGCAGCCCTTTTTTCGGCGAAGCCCTTTCTTCCTGCGGCTGGGCGGCGGTGGCCCGCCATAATTTTGAGCATGCGGCGGTATTTGGCTGGCATGATCTGGTGGATATTGCCGGTTTTGAGCCGGACGTGCTGGTGGTAGCCGACAAAAGCCGCGCGCCGTTTGTGCTTGGGGTTGAGGATTTTCCCTGTCTCACCGTGTTCTACAGCGTGGATTCTCACATCCATTCGTGGCAACCGTATTACGCGCAGGCTTTTGATGCGTGTCTTGTGTCGCTGCGCGATCATCGAGGCCGGTTTGCCGGAGCGTACCTGCCAGAAGAGCGGGTGTGGTGGTCGCCCGCCTTTGCCTGGCCGCAGGATGCGCCGGAGCCGCAGACCGCCAAGGATATGGACTGCGTGTTTGTGGGTACGGTCAATACCGATCTGCCCCGTCGGGCGGCGTTTCTGGAGCGGGTCGGCAGGGGAGTGCCGGGGCTGCGGGTAGTGACCGGCCCCTACCGCCAGCTGTACGCGCGGGCACGGGTGGTGCTGAACCATTGCGAGCACGGCGACCTGAATTTTCGGGTTTTTGAGGCCATGGGGTGCGGCGGCTGCCTTGTGACGCCGCGTATCGGCCACGGGCTGACCGATCTTTTTGTCGAGGGCGAGCATTTGCGCTGCTACGCGGCGGACACCGACGACAACGGCGGCGGCGTTGCTGTTGAAGCGGCCGCCGACCAGGCCGTGGCCCAGATACGGTATCTGCTTGAGCACCCCGAGGCGGCGGAGCGCATGGGCCAGGCCGCGCTGGCATGTATTGACGGCGGGCACAGGGCGGTGCACCGTGCCGAGGCTTTTAGCCGCAGTGTACGCGAGCTGCTGGCCCGGGATCCGCAAATCGTGTCGCGCCGTCGCAGCAGGGCCGGGGCCATACGCAGGCAGTGCCTGCGGTTGCCCTATCTGCATTGGGCCGAAGAGCTGCGCAGCACCGGCCTTGGCGAGGCGTATCTGGCTGCGTCGAAAGGAGAATTTGGTCTGCCCGGTCAGTTGTAG
- a CDS encoding radical SAM protein — protein sequence MAAQHIEPHLVMADERGNIYDDPDLLMVCRRGAQWGLPRPDELIPLPEESEFFLLPGRQAVGLDPETGSIAPPEGEAQLAVAAFAAPGYTLSAHPAYESDAKAPLLPLFAYGAVGFARGRFYICARRVDTEPRQIFSNIPRGRIEQGARALLRDYPKNRLIRHIMDNCVARYDCPAGRNFALGRYEAPLPSSRSCNASCIGCISAQEKDSPVQTTPQCRLAFTPSPEELAEVMRVHAGRETRTPIYSFGQGCEGDPLMNSDLLVESVRQFRAGGGSGTVNCNTNASRPEAVIRLAEAGLTSMRVSLNSARAGLYERYYRPSGYSFDDVRASIREGRSRGLWVSLNLLVFPGVTDTEEELDALARLVGENGVSMIQWRNLNIDPEWYFRLMSGGEGQNRLELSPSMGLTSFMKRLKKLCPWLRYGYFNPYLGEKAEVTAPMPGQWSMPAPRAREAASIDDLELSVRAPAPRAREAAEATADDMEAAATGESSDM from the coding sequence ATGGCCGCGCAACACATTGAACCGCATCTTGTAATGGCAGACGAGCGCGGCAATATCTATGACGACCCAGACCTGCTGATGGTTTGCAGACGGGGAGCTCAGTGGGGTCTGCCACGGCCTGACGAGCTGATACCCCTGCCGGAAGAAAGCGAATTTTTTTTGCTGCCGGGCCGTCAGGCCGTAGGGCTTGATCCGGAGACCGGGAGCATCGCGCCGCCCGAGGGCGAAGCCCAGCTTGCCGTGGCGGCCTTTGCCGCTCCGGGGTATACGCTGTCGGCGCATCCCGCGTACGAAAGCGACGCCAAAGCGCCGCTGCTGCCCCTGTTTGCCTATGGCGCGGTGGGTTTTGCCCGGGGGCGTTTTTATATCTGTGCGCGCCGGGTGGATACCGAACCCCGGCAGATTTTCAGCAATATTCCCCGTGGTCGCATTGAGCAGGGGGCCCGCGCCCTGCTGCGGGATTACCCCAAGAACAGGCTTATTCGTCATATTATGGACAATTGCGTGGCCCGGTACGACTGCCCTGCGGGCCGCAACTTTGCCCTGGGCCGCTACGAGGCCCCGTTGCCGTCGTCGCGGTCCTGCAATGCCAGCTGTATCGGCTGCATCTCGGCGCAGGAAAAGGATTCGCCCGTGCAGACCACCCCGCAGTGCCGTCTGGCCTTTACGCCCAGCCCCGAGGAGCTGGCCGAGGTCATGCGCGTGCACGCCGGGCGCGAAACGCGCACACCCATCTATTCCTTTGGGCAGGGTTGCGAGGGCGATCCCCTTATGAATTCCGACCTGCTGGTCGAGAGCGTGCGCCAGTTTCGCGCTGGCGGCGGCTCAGGCACGGTAAACTGCAACACAAACGCCTCGCGGCCCGAAGCCGTCATCCGGCTGGCGGAGGCGGGGCTTACCAGCATGCGCGTGAGCCTCAACAGCGCCCGCGCGGGGCTTTACGAGCGTTATTACAGGCCGTCGGGCTATTCATTTGACGACGTGCGCGCCTCCATACGCGAGGGCCGCAGCCGTGGGCTTTGGGTCTCGCTCAATTTGCTGGTTTTTCCTGGTGTTACAGATACGGAGGAAGAGCTTGACGCCCTGGCCCGCCTTGTGGGCGAAAACGGCGTGAGCATGATTCAGTGGCGCAACCTCAATATTGATCCCGAGTGGTACTTCAGGCTGATGAGCGGCGGCGAAGGGCAGAACAGGCTGGAACTTTCGCCCAGCATGGGCCTGACCTCTTTTATGAAGCGCCTCAAAAAACTTTGCCCCTGGCTGCGCTACGGCTATTTCAACCCCTACCTTGGCGAAAAGGCCGAGGTAACCGCGCCCATGCCCGGCCAGTGGAGCATGCCCGCCCCACGTGCGCGCGAAGCTGCGAGCATTGACGATCTCGAATTGTCGGTGCGTGCGCCCGCCCCACGTGCGCGCGAAGCTGCCGAAGCAACAGCCGACGACATGGAAGCGGCTGCGACAGGGGAGAGTTCTGACATGTAA
- a CDS encoding AsmA family protein: protein MPLNPSRLRLITRIFLALLLTLSAMSAAVFWLLQRNPQALAEHYIEQLAASTGLSIKVESVNVALLPLPSLAVSNASVEGKGLSFTVAYATLRPDFLALLRGELLPRNITLLRPRLRGELPVALTLPFLFPSDPADAPTTAPPNSPATAAPTTAALATTTPGAAAPVANAAAADAAPAATEGTAAAPDAQDPKPLSLQAWIAQLASGDGDTPSVIPGRFRLAVSQGELDITGADKTRLTANGLLCDIETASAARVQGNFSCTTALLQPEGQTPARLDQLSVEGKTNLVAPLEKTPQLAAKGTLQLPTWLARLNFALGLKGDEGGWSLASDLEGDLRKDEILLPAHLTGAVGGRKGDDQTLSLENLRLRLGPDDVNLNGTLQLGGPDMFLVEGRLQLQRASLTEWLGFARNLAPGLQVALDDVTRGSLDFSLDGKGLRVPHIDVVAAGSRFLGSGGVASWDKPELVLDLKTDTVDLGRAIPESVGVQPAEPRYGHGPLTPLPGKPVMPGEVGLDYNIRLGATRVNYGPIVINEALVVIKQGLIDPATRLEDTLLIVDATLYGGSVKGDAILGGSPDTPYAIRLHMRDVNGEGLAKDLPVMPLSGGKLRGDVDIMSQGRELDVFLGKLRGTVTARAERGLLRPPSNASPKASPGAVPFKTLDISLKARTAAWDQGRLGLEGQWAATIADEGMQADVTLNGRLWFSGDGMGGGNMDFQNLPGTLTASINAEKSFQPEGLQAQVSGKFSCQAARNQLSVAEAHATALGADISGAAQIGMNKDGLAWQGKISAFIPDSSKSLRLLGAANPNVPQPLRRIELDTAFKGDATSLSLSDFHAKVDQNDVSGSLGLDWRKELALRFKLATPHLDLDRYLGDKTGATGQPEGAKAKKPAESKPWDLRFMRAFSAEGEVQAGQFTLWKLHTQDLRLKVRMENGNLRYESLGGKFYGSAVAAHGEMHFNKGVNFANALTIDSFDLAAASRDRGGKAALGGRATISAEVDAEVTGSNQLPARLNGKWRFSVLNGYYQSREKDGQLKGKPTRFDAAGSSGVITHGMAKSGDFYLKGSDLTVTGGGWIDLNNDTLDCNFTVNMKNLPEFPMRLYGSLDNSKTSIGAGKLLLNTIGGITQGFVDVLGNVVEGTWKLFR from the coding sequence ATGCCGCTTAACCCCAGCCGACTTCGCCTGATAACGCGCATTTTTCTGGCGCTGCTGCTAACCCTGTCGGCGATGTCGGCAGCGGTCTTCTGGCTTTTGCAGCGCAATCCGCAGGCTTTGGCCGAGCATTATATTGAGCAGCTCGCCGCCAGCACGGGCCTTTCCATCAAGGTCGAGTCGGTTAATGTGGCCCTTTTGCCCCTGCCGTCGCTGGCTGTCAGCAACGCCAGCGTGGAGGGCAAAGGCCTGAGTTTTACCGTGGCCTACGCCACGCTGCGGCCTGACTTTCTGGCGCTGCTGCGTGGCGAACTGCTGCCCCGCAATATCACGCTGCTGCGGCCCCGCCTAAGAGGCGAGCTGCCCGTGGCGCTGACCCTGCCATTTTTGTTTCCCTCCGACCCGGCTGACGCCCCGACCACTGCGCCCCCAAACTCCCCGGCAACTGCCGCCCCTACGACTGCCGCCCTGGCGACAACAACTCCAGGCGCAGCCGCGCCCGTTGCAAATGCCGCTGCCGCAGACGCTGCCCCTGCAGCGACAGAAGGCACAGCCGCAGCCCCAGACGCGCAAGACCCAAAGCCGCTATCGCTGCAGGCATGGATAGCCCAGCTGGCCTCGGGCGACGGCGACACCCCGTCGGTGATTCCCGGCAGGTTCCGGCTGGCCGTCTCGCAAGGCGAGCTGGACATCACAGGCGCGGACAAAACACGCCTGACCGCCAACGGCCTGCTGTGCGATATTGAAACCGCTTCGGCGGCGCGCGTGCAGGGCAATTTTTCGTGCACCACCGCCCTGCTGCAGCCCGAAGGGCAGACTCCGGCGCGGCTTGACCAGTTGAGCGTAGAGGGCAAAACAAACCTCGTCGCCCCTCTGGAAAAAACACCCCAGCTTGCGGCCAAGGGCACACTGCAGTTGCCCACATGGCTTGCGCGCCTCAATTTTGCCCTGGGTCTCAAGGGGGACGAGGGGGGCTGGAGCCTTGCAAGCGACCTTGAGGGAGACCTGCGCAAGGACGAAATACTGCTGCCCGCCCACCTCACCGGCGCAGTGGGGGGACGCAAGGGCGACGACCAGACCCTCAGCCTTGAAAACCTGCGGCTGCGCCTCGGCCCGGACGATGTGAACCTCAACGGCACGCTGCAGCTGGGCGGGCCGGACATGTTTCTGGTTGAAGGCAGGTTGCAGCTGCAGCGGGCAAGCCTGACGGAGTGGCTGGGCTTTGCCCGCAATCTTGCGCCCGGCCTGCAGGTGGCGCTGGACGACGTGACTCGGGGCAGTCTTGATTTTTCGCTGGACGGCAAAGGCCTGCGCGTGCCCCACATTGACGTTGTCGCCGCAGGCAGCCGTTTTCTCGGTTCCGGCGGGGTCGCCAGCTGGGACAAGCCAGAGCTGGTGCTTGACCTCAAGACCGACACCGTCGACCTTGGGCGCGCCATCCCCGAATCGGTTGGCGTACAGCCTGCAGAACCCCGCTACGGGCACGGTCCCCTTACCCCCCTGCCGGGCAAGCCGGTCATGCCGGGCGAGGTGGGGCTTGATTACAACATCCGTCTTGGGGCCACCCGCGTCAACTACGGCCCCATCGTCATCAACGAGGCTCTGGTCGTCATCAAGCAAGGGCTGATCGACCCGGCAACCCGCCTCGAAGACACCCTGCTGATTGTTGACGCCACGCTCTACGGCGGCAGCGTCAAGGGCGACGCCATCCTTGGCGGCAGCCCCGACACGCCTTACGCCATCCGCCTGCACATGCGCGACGTCAACGGCGAGGGTCTGGCCAAAGACCTGCCCGTCATGCCCCTGAGCGGCGGCAAGCTGCGCGGCGATGTGGACATCATGAGCCAGGGCCGCGAGCTGGATGTTTTTTTGGGCAAGCTGCGGGGCACGGTAACCGCGCGGGCGGAAAGGGGTCTGCTGCGCCCCCCGAGCAATGCATCGCCCAAGGCCTCGCCGGGCGCGGTGCCCTTTAAAACCCTTGATATCAGCCTCAAGGCCCGCACAGCGGCCTGGGATCAGGGTCGCCTTGGCCTTGAGGGCCAGTGGGCCGCCACCATTGCGGACGAAGGCATGCAAGCCGATGTGACCCTTAACGGCAGGCTGTGGTTCAGCGGCGACGGCATGGGCGGCGGCAATATGGACTTTCAGAACCTGCCCGGCACGCTCACCGCCAGCATCAACGCGGAAAAATCCTTTCAGCCAGAGGGCCTGCAGGCACAGGTCTCTGGCAAGTTCAGCTGTCAGGCGGCCCGCAACCAGCTTTCCGTTGCCGAGGCGCACGCCACCGCGCTTGGGGCGGATATATCTGGCGCGGCGCAGATCGGCATGAACAAGGACGGTCTGGCCTGGCAGGGCAAAATTTCCGCTTTTATTCCCGATTCCAGCAAGAGTCTGCGCCTGCTGGGCGCGGCCAACCCCAACGTGCCGCAACCCCTGCGGCGCATTGAACTGGACACGGCCTTCAAGGGCGACGCAACATCGCTTTCGCTCAGCGACTTTCACGCCAAAGTCGACCAGAACGACGTTTCAGGGTCCCTGGGGCTCGACTGGCGCAAAGAGCTTGCGCTGCGCTTCAAACTGGCCACGCCGCACCTGGACCTTGACCGCTACCTTGGCGACAAAACCGGCGCAACGGGACAGCCTGAAGGCGCAAAAGCCAAAAAACCAGCTGAGAGCAAACCCTGGGATCTGCGCTTTATGCGGGCTTTTTCCGCCGAGGGAGAAGTCCAGGCGGGGCAGTTCACCCTATGGAAACTGCACACCCAGGACCTGCGCCTCAAGGTCAGGATGGAAAACGGCAACCTGCGGTATGAAAGCCTTGGCGGCAAGTTTTACGGCTCCGCCGTTGCCGCGCATGGCGAAATGCACTTTAACAAGGGCGTAAACTTTGCCAACGCCCTTACCATCGACAGCTTTGACCTTGCCGCCGCCAGCAGGGACAGGGGCGGCAAAGCCGCGCTTGGCGGCCGAGCCACCATCAGCGCCGAGGTGGACGCCGAGGTGACCGGCTCAAACCAGCTGCCGGCCCGCCTCAACGGCAAATGGCGCTTCAGCGTGCTCAACGGCTATTATCAGTCGCGCGAAAAAGACGGGCAGCTCAAGGGCAAGCCCACCCGTTTTGACGCTGCGGGCAGCTCAGGCGTTATCACCCATGGCATGGCAAAAAGTGGTGATTTTTATCTCAAGGGGTCTGATCTCACGGTCACCGGCGGCGGCTGGATTGACCTTAACAACGACACCCTTGACTGCAACTTTACAGTAAACATGAAGAACCTGCCGGAGTTTCCCATGCGCCTGTACGGCAGCCTGGACAACAGCAAAACTTCCATTGGCGCCGGCAAACTGCTGCTCAACACCATTGGCGGCATCACCCAAGGTTTTGTAGACGTGCTGGGCAACGTGGTCGAGGGAACGTGGAAGCTTTTCAGGTAG
- a CDS encoding adenylate kinase — MNILIFGPNGSGKGTQGDLIKQKYNLAHIESGAIFREHIGGGTELGKKAKAYIDRGDLVPDDITIPMVLETLKTKGQQGWLLDGFPRNTVQAQKLWDALQKEGMQLDYVIEILLPREMAKNRIMGRRLCKNNNNHPNNIFIDAIKPNGDVCRVCGGALSCRSDDQDETAINKRHDIYYNTTDGTLAAAYFYKDLAGKGKTKYIELNGEGSIDSIKETLLSKLA; from the coding sequence GTGAACATCCTTATTTTTGGCCCTAACGGCAGCGGCAAAGGCACTCAGGGCGACCTGATCAAGCAGAAGTACAACCTCGCCCATATCGAATCCGGGGCCATCTTCCGTGAACACATCGGCGGCGGCACCGAGCTGGGCAAAAAAGCCAAGGCGTACATTGATCGCGGCGACCTCGTGCCCGACGACATCACCATCCCCATGGTGCTGGAAACCCTGAAGACCAAGGGTCAGCAGGGCTGGCTGCTCGACGGCTTCCCCCGCAACACCGTGCAGGCCCAGAAGCTGTGGGACGCGCTGCAGAAAGAAGGCATGCAGCTTGACTACGTGATTGAAATTCTTCTGCCCCGCGAAATGGCCAAAAACCGCATCATGGGCCGTCGCCTTTGCAAGAACAACAACAATCACCCCAACAATATTTTCATCGACGCCATCAAGCCCAATGGCGATGTCTGCCGCGTCTGCGGCGGTGCGCTCTCCTGCCGTTCCGACGACCAGGACGAAACCGCCATCAACAAGCGCCACGATATTTACTACAATACGACCGACGGCACCCTGGCCGCCGCGTATTTCTACAAAGACCTTGCTGGCAAGGGCAAGACCAAGTACATCGAACTGAACGGCGAAGGCAGCATCGACTCCATCAAGGAAACCTTGCTCTCCAAGCTTGCCTAG
- a CDS encoding flavodoxin: protein MSKVLIVFGSSTGNTESIAQKLAELVTEGGHEVKLLNAAAASAENLADGFDAVLFGCSAWGMEDLEMQDDFASLFEDFDRMGLAGRKVAAFASGDPEYEHFCGAVPAIEERAKELGAVIIADGLKMEGDAANDPEAVASFAEDVLKQL from the coding sequence ATGAGCAAGGTACTTATCGTATTCGGTTCCAGCACCGGCAATACGGAGAGCATCGCCCAGAAGCTGGCGGAACTTGTGACCGAGGGCGGGCACGAGGTCAAGCTGCTCAACGCCGCCGCCGCTTCGGCGGAGAACCTGGCAGACGGTTTTGACGCCGTGTTGTTTGGCTGCTCGGCATGGGGCATGGAGGACCTGGAAATGCAGGACGATTTTGCCTCCCTGTTTGAAGACTTTGACCGCATGGGGCTTGCCGGTCGCAAGGTGGCGGCCTTTGCCTCGGGCGATCCGGAGTACGAACATTTTTGCGGGGCAGTGCCGGCCATTGAAGAGCGCGCCAAGGAGCTGGGGGCGGTCATCATTGCTGACGGCCTCAAGATGGAAGGAGACGCCGCCAACGATCCCGAGGCCGTGGCCTCCTTTGCCGAGGATGTGCTCAAGCAGCTGTAA